In Chanodichthys erythropterus isolate Z2021 chromosome 18, ASM2448905v1, whole genome shotgun sequence, the following are encoded in one genomic region:
- the LOC137006842 gene encoding psychosine receptor-like: MNTTETWTTSPSLNDTDCYPTDNPEKKVFVALHLAVILIGIPSNIFFLFVSYRLIRQKNELGVYLFNLALADLLFISCFPVWIQYGLHDTWFYGKTVCVVFVFLLFTNFYTSAILLSCIAVDRYIAIVHPLQFREFRKRKIAVSVSIAAWIFAVVFNAITVHPNNVYSEEEDYSICLEIYPLTEMQKKVNVARFVVGFLIPALVVGFCYWQIYSDVKKNQTLGSLERRQVFKLLGGILLTVYLCFGPVHIMMVLKVLLEECPYPNWLFIGYKATVFLSMLNCLADPLLYGLTGRTGQASASNVLLFFRRMWKKKEKQRETGQQNRYILGTDMDCNHKSHIYCTSELPL, from the coding sequence ATGAATACAACGGAGACATGGACGACCTCCCCCAGCCTGAACGATACTGACTGCTACCCGACTGACAATCCAGAAAAGAAGGTATTCGTCGCCTTGCACTTGGCTGTGATCCTGATCGGCATCCCGTCCAACATCTTCTTCCTGTTTGTGTCGTACCGGCTCATCCGTCAGAAGAACGAGTTGGGCGTTTACCTGTTTAACCTGGCTCTCGCGGACCTCTTGTTTATCTCGTGTTTCCCCGTCTGGATTCAGTATGGTCTTCACGACACGTGGTTTTACGGGAAGACCGTGTGTGTCGTGTTTGTTTTCCTGCTCTTCACAAACTTCTACACCAGCGCCATACTTCTGAGCTGCATCGCTGTAGATCGCTACATAGCCATCGTTCACCCGCTCCAGTTTCGCGAGTTTAGAAAGCGCAAGATTGCGGTCAGCGTGAGCATTGCTGCTTGGATTTTTGCAGTCGTATTCAATGCAATCACTGTGCATCCAAATAATGTCTACAGTGAGGAGGAGGATTATTCAATCTGCTTGGAAATATATCCTTTGACAGAGATGCAAAAAAAGGTCAATGTCGCTCGTTTTGTAGTAGGCTTCCTCATTCCCGCACTGGTGGTGGGTTTCTGTTATTGGCAGATCTATTCGGATGTAAAGAAAAACCAAACTCTGGGATCGTTGGAGCGCCGGCAAGTGTTCAAGCTTCTAGGAGGCATTTTGCTGACTGTCTACTTGTGTTTCGGGCCTGTGCACATCATGATGGTTTTGAAAGTTTTGCTGGAGGAGTGTCCGTATCCCAACTGGCTCTTCATCGGATATAAGGCCACCGTCTTCCTCTCGATGCTCAACTGCCTTGCGGATCCTCTCCTGTACGGCTTGACGGGCAGAACGGGTCAGGCCAGTGCTTCAAACGTGTTACTCTTCTTCAGGAGAATGTGGAAGAAGAAAGAGAAGCAAAGAGAGACGGGACAGCAAAACAGATATATCCTTGGAACTGATATGGATTGCAATCACAAAAGCCACATTTACTGTACATCTGAACTACCGTTGTGA